From Puntigrus tetrazona isolate hp1 chromosome 8, ASM1883169v1, whole genome shotgun sequence, the proteins below share one genomic window:
- the LOC122350104 gene encoding phospholipase A and acyltransferase 2-like, producing the protein MDYKEQVEEVVSTARFGDLIEFSYPIGYSHWGVYDGDGYVVHFAVADESQVMSTFRNCLQAIFPVCGDLLLGETKIRRQLLSEINVPKGARVSVSNDQHALEPSPEDEIRNRLDALLDKEFTYKLFTHNCEHFATFARSGKAMCNQIPGKPKNKECVESTQLFSCLVPSS; encoded by the exons ATGGATTACAAAGAACAG GTTGAGGAAGTCGTATCCACCGCGCGGTTCGGAGATTTGATCGAGTTCTCGTACCCCATTGGTTACTCACACTGGGGCGTGTACGACGGAGATGGATACGTCGTTCACTTCGCGGTTGCCG ATGAATCTCAGGTGATGAGTACGTTTCGAAATTGTCTGCAGGCTATCTTCCCCGTTTGTGGTGATCTTTTGCTTGGGGAAACTAAGATACGACGTCAGCTTCTGTCTGAGATTAATGTGCCAAAAGGAGCTCGTGTTTCAGTGAGCAATGACCAGCACGCTCTTGAGCCTTCACCTGAGGACGAAATCAGAAATCGACTCGATGCTTTACTGGACAAGGAGTTTACTTACAAACTCTTCACACACAATTGTGAGCATTTTGCCACATTTGCCCGCTCTGGGAAAGCTATGTGCAATCAG ATTCCAGGGAAGCCCAAAAACAAGGAATGTGTGGAATCTACACAATTATTTAGCTGTCTTGTTCCATCGAGTTAA
- the dedd gene encoding death effector domain-containing protein, whose product MTSQQHGNANPALLSPQNSSSSQGRQHISRSPIDSYSRSGLSSPRRGWVAASSSATAHGNSLALSLSRLAPESCSNSSSSWRPASGQVEPWPEEAVDDAYGLYSLHRMFDIVGAQLTHRDVRVLSFLFVDVIDEYERGGIRSGRDFLLALERQGRCDETNFRHVLQLLRIITRHDLLPYVTLRKRQTVCPDPVDKYLEETSVRYVSPRGAGEAQQGTPHRRTGPQPLICCPPSGPQVCPPRAKPTPPPPSRKRKRSHTTADCREKQTCDIRLRVRAEYCQHESALQGNVFSNKQEALERQFERFNQANTILKSRDLGSIICDIKFSELTYLDAFWRDYINGSLLEALKGVFITDSLKQAVGHEAIKLLVNVDEEDYQAGRRKLLRNLVAGGAGAGTGSREGPLS is encoded by the exons ATGACCTCACAGCAGCATGGGAATGCCAACCCTGCCCTCCTCTCGCCACAGAACTCTTCATCAAGTCAGGGCAGGCAACACATTTCTCGTTCCCCGATAGACTCGTATTCCCGCTCTGGGCTTTCCTCTCCTAGGAGAGGCTGGGTTGCAGCGTCCTCATCCGCAACAGCTCATGGTAACTCTCTTGCGCTCTCTCTAAGCCGATTGGCTCCGGAGTCCTGCAGTAATTCCTCCTCGTCTTGGAGACCAGCGTCCGGCCAGGTGGAGCCGTGGCCGGAGGAGGCTGTGGATGACGCATATGGGCTTTACTCTCTTCACCGCATGTTTGATATCGTGGGCGCGCAGCTGACGCACCGTGATGTGCGCGTGCTGTCCTTTCTTTTTGTGGACGTTATTGATGAGTACGAGAGAGGAGGGATACGGAGTGGGCGGGATTTCCTGCTCGCGCTGGAGCGTCAAGGGCGATGCGACGAGACAAACTTCCGGCATGTTCTTCAGCTGCTCCGCATCATCACTCGCCACGACCTGCTGCCGTACGTCACGTTACGCAAGAGACAGACAG TGTGCCCAGATCCAGTGGATAAATACCTGGAGGAGACGTCAGTCCGTTATGTTTCTCCCAGAGGAGCCGGAGAAGCTCAGCAGGGAACTCCTCACAGAAGAACAG GGCCCCAGCCATTGATCTGCTGTCCTCCATCAGGACCCCAGGTATGCCCGCCCCGCGCTAAACCCACCCCACCTCCTCCGAGCAGGAAAAGGAAGAGATCTCACACAACAGCTGACTGCAGAGAAAAACAGACCTGTG ACATACGACTGAGGGTGCGCGCGGAGTACTGTCAGCACGAGTCGGCTCTACAAGGAAACGTCTTCTCCAACAAGCAGGAGGCGCTGGAGAGGCAGTTTGAGCGGTTTAACCAGGCCAACACCATCCTCAAATCCCGTGACCTGGGTTCCATCATATGTGACATCAAGTTCTCAGAGCTGACCTACCTGGACGCCTTCTGGCGGGACTACATCAACGGCTCACTATTGGAAGCCCTGAAGGGCGTATTCATCACGGACTCTCTGAAGCAGGCAGTGGGCCACGAGGCCATTAAGCTCCTGGTTAATGTGGATGAGGAAGACTACCAAGCTGGCAGAAGGAAGCTGCTGAGGAACCTGGTGGCAGGTGGTGCCGGTGCAGGGACGGGGAGCAGGGAGGGTCCCTTGTCCTAG
- the bgna gene encoding biglycan a, whose product MLSIYVAFLFLCTAHLPLDTSALPFEQKGFWDFGKDIDVKELMMMMKDQEEGSAVDPYQPEHPTCPFGCRCDLRVVQCSDLGLGYVPYDIPKDTLLLDLQSNRIAEIREGDFKGLTNLYALVLRYNQISKVHPKAFLPLQRLQKLYISHNLLTSIPKNLPPSLVELRIHDNNIKKVPAYSFLGLHNMHVIEMGRNPLQNSGFEPGAFMGLTLNYLRISEAKLTGIPKDLPSSLNELHLDSNQIQAIELVDLSQYLQLQRLGLGSNQIRHIEHGALSYLTDLRELHLDNNRLSSVPGGLPHLKYLQVVYLHSNNITNVGVDDFCPTGFGVKRVFYNGISLFDNPIRYWEVQPATFRCVSDQMAVQFGNHKK is encoded by the exons ATGTTGTCGATCTatgttgcttttctttttctctgcacTGCCCACCTGCCACTAGACACTTCCGCCCTTCCCTTCGAGCAGAAAGGATTCTGGGACTTTGGCAAGGACATTGATGTGAAAgagctgatgatgatgatgaaggacCAGGAAGAAGGGTCAGCTGTGGATCCATACCAACCGGAACATCCCACATGTCCATTTGGCTGCCGGTGCGACCTCAGAGTTGTTCAGTGCTCGGATTTAG GTTTAGGTTACGTGCCATATGATATTCCTAAAGACACACTGCTGTTGGACCTGCAGAGCAACAGGATCGCAGAGATCAGGGAGGGAGACTTTAAAGGATTGACCAACCTCTAT GCCCTGGTGTTGAGATATAACCAGATCTCAAAAGTGCATCCCAAGGCATTCCTTCCTTTGCAGCGTTTGCAAAAATTATACATCTCACACAACCTTCTGACTTCCATCCCCAAAAACCTGCCTCCATCCCTAGTGGAGCTGCGTATCCATGACAATAACATCAAGAAGGTGCCGGCATATAGCTTTTTAGGCCTCCACAACATGCATGTCATTG AAATGGGTCGTAATCCACTACAGAACAGTGGTTTCGAACCTGGAGCATTCATGGGCCTTACACTGAACTACTTGCGCATTTCTGAAGCCAAACTCACTGGAATTCCCAAAG ACCTTCCCAGTAGTCTCAATGAGCTTCATTTGGACAGTAATCAGATTCAGGCCATTGAATTGGTGGATCTCAGCCAGTACCTCCAGCTGCAGAG GTTGGGACTCGGCAGTAACCAGATTCGCCATATTGAGCATGGTGCTTTATCTTACCTCACCGACCTGAGAGAGCTACACCTTGACAACAACCGTCTGTCCAGTGTACCCGGCGGACTGCCTCATCTGAAGTATTTGCAG GTTGTCTACCTCCATTCAAACAACATCACTAATGTTGGAGTGGATGACTTCTGCCCTACGGGTTTCGGAGTGAAGAGGGTGTTCTACAATGGCATCAGCCTCTTTGACAACCCAATCAGGTATTGGGAGGTGCAGCCCGCTACGTTCCGCTGTGTCAGTGACCAAATGGCTGTACAGTTTGGCAAccacaagaaataa
- the ugt5e1 gene encoding UDP glucuronosyltransferase 5 family, polypeptide E1 gives MLLHPQIFVLVALLWSVPPLSLAGKILVYPVDGSHWLNMDILLQELHQRGHKLTVVRSANSWYIPETTAHYTSITIRVNHLSSLEDPEYMASFLKRNIDIQRGEGTVWSFIALQKEVITLLEESHKSSAEMVRTILEDKKLVKKLKETKYDLMLTDPGFAGGVILGTHLGLPMVYNVRWITNAEGHFAIAPSPLSYIPTIGSRVTDKMSFTNKLKNFLHYGIGQYIDYLLTRPLYQGVISEHIDPNTNVYTLIQGADLWLMRVDFVFEFPRPTMPNVVYIGGFQCKPSKPLPDELEKFVESSGEQGVVIMSLGTLLGSLVPDISEVVASAFARLPQKVIWRHVGEKPSTLGNNTLIVDWLPQNDLLGHPKTKAFVSHGGTNGIYEAIYHGVPILGLPLIFDQFDNMIRLEARGVAKMLEVSALDVDSLEQALRDILDENQPYQKNMRRMSSLHHDTPLKPMDSAIFWLEFVMRHKGAAHLRTESYKLPWYSYYCVDVLMLIMSVFTAICLLLVLMIRALFKVFAKKGKTKRE, from the coding sequence ATGTTGCTGCATCCCCAAATCTTTGTCCTTGTTGCCTTACTTTGGAGTGTCCCACCACTTTCCCTGGCTGGAAAGATCCTGGTGTACCCAGTGGATGGAAGCCACTGGCTTAACATGGACATTTTACTACAAGAGCTTCATCAGCGAGGTCACAAACTGACAGTTGTCCGTTCGGCCAACAGTTGGTACATCCCAGAGACCACTGCACACTATACATCCATCACCATCCGTGTCAATCATCTCTCCAGCCTGGAGGACCCTGAGTACATGGCATCCtttcttaaaagaaacattGACATTCAAAGAGGGGAAGGAACTGTATGGTCATTTATAGCCCTGCAGAAAGAAGTAATTACTCTTTTAGAAGAGTCTCACAAATCTTCTGCTGAGATGGTGAGGACCATTCTAGAAGATAAAAAGCTTGTTAAAAAACTCAAAGAAACCAAATATGATTTAATGCTAACAGATCCTGGATTTGCAGGAGGGGTCATATTAGGCACACACTTGGGTCTACCAATGGTGTACAATGTACGATGGATAACAAATGCAGAAGGGCACTTTGCAATTGCACCCTCGCCGCTTTCTTACATTCCAACTATCGGATCCAGGGTGACAGATAAAATGAGCTttacaaataaactgaaaaatttCTTGCATTATGGAATCGGCCAATACATAGACTATTTGCTCACAAGACCTCTTTATCAAGGAGTTATCAGCGAACACATAGACCCAAACACCAATGTGTACACTCTGATCCAAGGAGCGGATCTGTGGCTCATGAGAGTAGATTTTGTATTTGAGTTCCCTCGTCCTACTATGCCCAATGTGGTCTACATTGGAGGCTTCCAGTGCAAACCATCCAAACCTCTACCAGATGAATTGGAGAAGTTTGTCGAGAGTTCTGGTGAGCAAGGGGTGGTGATCATGTCTTTGGGTACTCTGCTTGGAAGTCTAGTTCCTGACATATCCGAAGTCGTCGCCTCCGCTTTTGCTCGCTTACCACAGAAGGTGATATGGAGGCACGTAGGGGAAAAGCCATCAACGTTGGGGAACAATACACTGATAGTAGACTGGCTCCCTCAAAACGATCTCTTAGGCCATCCTAAAACTAAAGCTTTTGTCAGTCACGGAGGAACTAATGGAATTTACGAGGCTATTTACCACGGCGTTCCGATACTTGGACTTCCACTCATCTTCGACCAGTTTGACAACATGATTCGCTTGGAAGCCAGAGGGGTGGCGAAAATGCTTGAAGTCTCAGCCCTGGATGTAGATAGCCTTGAACAAGCCCTAAGGGACATCCTGGATGAAAATCAACCCTACCAGAAGAACATGCGCAGAATGTCAAGCCTACATCATGACACTCCACTCAAGCCGATGGACAGTGCCATCTTTTGGTTGGAGTTTGTCATGAGACATAAAGGTGCGGCACACCTACGCACCGAGTCCTACAAGCTTCCTTGGTATTCCTACTACTGCGTAGATGTGTTAATGCTGATAATGAGTGTGTTCACAGCAATCTGTCTGCTCTTGGTCTTGATGATCAGGGCATTGTTCAAAGTTTTTGCAAAGAAAGGAAAAACCAAAAGAGAGTGA